The proteins below come from a single Pseudarthrobacter sp. SSS035 genomic window:
- a CDS encoding R3H domain-containing nucleic acid-binding protein, giving the protein MSAESTEHALSDEVIDDQDEASTDADASPKGSAASRLEEEGDVAADYLEELLDIADIDGDIDIEVRNGRTYISIVAEEETDGLDSLVGEDGEVLEALQELTRLSVLSATENRSRLVLDINGYRQQRGVHLQKIAEDAAASVKESGKAVALEPMSAYERKIVHDAVADLGLVSESEGEGAGRHIVVSAD; this is encoded by the coding sequence ATGTCAGCCGAAAGCACCGAACACGCCCTTTCCGACGAGGTCATTGACGATCAGGACGAAGCGTCAACGGACGCCGATGCTTCGCCCAAGGGATCCGCTGCCAGCCGCCTCGAAGAGGAAGGCGACGTTGCCGCCGATTACCTGGAGGAACTCCTTGATATCGCTGACATCGACGGCGACATTGACATTGAAGTCCGGAACGGCCGCACATACATTTCCATCGTTGCCGAGGAAGAAACTGATGGTCTCGACAGCCTCGTAGGCGAAGACGGCGAAGTCCTCGAAGCCCTTCAGGAACTGACCCGGCTCTCTGTTCTCTCCGCAACGGAGAACCGCTCACGCCTGGTCCTGGACATCAACGGCTACCGTCAGCAGCGCGGCGTCCACCTGCAGAAGATCGCCGAGGACGCGGCAGCTTCGGTCAAGGAGTCCGGCAAAGCCGTGGCACTGGAGCCGATGAGTGCCTACGAACGCAAAATCGTTCATGACGCCGTCGCTGACCTGGGACTC
- the rnpA gene encoding ribonuclease P protein component — MLATRNRLRTATDFSTTVRSGVRNGRRNVVLYAAAIAADEPSRIGFIVSKGVGNAVVRNLVKRRLREAGAASLREYGTGFAIVVRALPASAAASWDQLLADYNAALESTMSRLGSRLPRAAVNGSTGTTQEGTQRA, encoded by the coding sequence GTGCTGGCCACCCGTAACCGTTTGAGGACTGCAACCGATTTTTCAACAACTGTACGTTCCGGTGTCCGCAATGGACGCCGGAACGTAGTGTTATATGCGGCAGCTATTGCTGCCGACGAACCCAGCCGGATCGGGTTCATCGTTTCCAAAGGTGTCGGGAACGCTGTGGTCAGGAACCTCGTTAAGAGGAGACTGAGAGAAGCCGGTGCTGCCTCGCTGCGCGAGTACGGTACCGGGTTCGCCATAGTGGTCCGGGCGTTGCCTGCGTCCGCTGCCGCCAGCTGGGATCAACTGCTGGCGGACTACAACGCCGCACTGGAATCAACTATGAGCCGGTTGGGCAGCCGCCTTCCGCGGGCTGCTGTAAACGGTTCAACCGGTACAACACAGGAAGGGACACAGCGTGCGTAA
- the yidD gene encoding membrane protein insertion efficiency factor YidD: protein MRKVTAAVVHYLHPGAAAVGTFLWNLPRNILILLLMAYRKVISPLYGQVCRFFPSCSAYALEAITVHGAVKGSWLAARRLARCHPWNAGGVDHVPAGHRHWPDHRTPTIVVLNNPDKYLAAQTDGEGRLAA from the coding sequence GTGCGTAAGGTAACTGCCGCCGTCGTCCACTACCTTCATCCTGGTGCTGCCGCCGTGGGTACCTTCCTCTGGAACCTGCCCAGAAACATTCTTATTCTGCTGCTGATGGCCTACCGCAAGGTGATTTCTCCCTTGTATGGCCAGGTCTGCCGTTTCTTTCCTTCCTGCTCGGCGTACGCCCTTGAGGCGATCACTGTCCATGGGGCAGTGAAGGGCAGCTGGCTTGCGGCCCGTCGCCTTGCGCGCTGCCATCCGTGGAATGCCGGCGGTGTGGACCATGTCCCCGCCGGCCACCGCCACTGGCCCGATCACCGGACCCCCACAATTGTTGTGCTGAACAACCCGGACAAGTACCTGGCTGCTCAGACTGATGGAGAAGGCCGCCTTGCGGCCTGA
- the yidC gene encoding membrane protein insertase YidC, translating into MDFFETIMFPFKWLVSIIMVGFHEGLSSIGLPEASGWTWTLSIIGLVLVIRAALIPVFVKQIKAQRGMQLLQPDLKKLQDKYKGKTDQLSRQAMAQEQMAMYKKHGTNPFSACLPMLIQMPFFFALFQVLSGISTARDQGKGMGAMSHEQVLQFDDSTIFGAPLSATLLHNPEGNAVAVWILSIVMILAMTASQFITQKQIMAKNMSEEAMASPFMRQQKMMLYILPVVFGVGGINFPIGVLIYWTTTNLWTMAQQFFVIRRMPTPGSPAAKALAERRAAKGLPALSILGGKKADAEAEAAAAAAVIEHKAQRVQPQRKNRKKK; encoded by the coding sequence ATGGACTTCTTTGAAACAATCATGTTTCCGTTCAAGTGGCTGGTTTCCATCATCATGGTGGGCTTCCACGAAGGCCTGAGCAGCATCGGGCTGCCTGAGGCCTCAGGCTGGACGTGGACGCTGTCCATCATCGGGCTGGTGCTGGTGATCCGTGCCGCCCTGATCCCCGTATTCGTCAAGCAGATCAAGGCGCAGCGTGGCATGCAGCTGCTGCAGCCGGACCTGAAGAAACTCCAGGACAAGTACAAGGGCAAGACCGACCAGCTCTCCCGCCAGGCAATGGCGCAGGAACAGATGGCCATGTACAAGAAGCACGGAACCAACCCGTTCTCTGCCTGCTTGCCTATGCTGATCCAGATGCCGTTCTTCTTCGCGCTCTTCCAGGTTCTGTCCGGCATCAGCACGGCCCGTGACCAGGGCAAGGGCATGGGGGCGATGAGCCACGAACAGGTGTTGCAGTTTGACGACTCCACCATCTTCGGGGCGCCGCTGTCTGCAACGCTGCTGCATAACCCTGAGGGCAATGCGGTTGCCGTGTGGATCCTGTCGATCGTGATGATCCTGGCCATGACAGCGTCGCAGTTCATCACGCAGAAGCAGATCATGGCCAAGAACATGTCTGAAGAGGCCATGGCCAGCCCGTTCATGCGCCAGCAGAAGATGATGCTGTATATCCTGCCGGTCGTCTTCGGTGTGGGTGGCATCAACTTCCCCATCGGCGTCCTGATCTACTGGACCACCACCAACCTCTGGACCATGGCACAGCAGTTCTTCGTCATCCGCCGCATGCCGACGCCGGGATCCCCCGCCGCCAAGGCCCTCGCCGAGCGCAGGGCTGCCAAGGGCCTGCCGGCCCTGTCCATTCTGGGCGGGAAGAAGGCCGACGCCGAAGCGGAGGCGGCTGCCGCAGCTGCGGTCATCGAGCACAAGGCACAGCGCGTCCAGCCCCAGCGTAAGAACAGGAAGAAAAAGTAA
- the dnaA gene encoding chromosomal replication initiator protein DnaA, with protein sequence MTVDEANHANTVGSSWRRVVSLLEQDDRVSPRQRGFVILAQAQGLIGSTLLVAVPNELTREVLQTQVKDALDDALHNVFSEDIRCAIDVDTDLVPLHTEPEPVVEPSYSPDQLIEQKPQPMLPSTSHEFGRLNPKYVFDTFVIGSSNRFAHAAAVAVAEAPAKAYNPLFIYGDSGLGKTHLLHAIGHYARRLYSGIRVRYVNSEEFTNDFINSIRDDEGASFKTTYRNVDVLLIDDIQFLAGKDRTLEEFFHTFNSLHNNNKQVVITSDLPPKQLAGFEDRMKSRFEWGLLTDIQPPELETRIAILRKKALSEGLSAPDDALEYIASKISSNIRELEGALIRVTAFASLNRQPVDVALAEMVLKDLITDDGAQEITSSQILIQTAEYFKLTMEELCSKSRTRTLVTARQIAMYLCRELTDMSLPKIGQELGGRDHTTVIHADRKIRELMAERRVIYNQVTELTNRIKQQQRNS encoded by the coding sequence ATGACAGTAGACGAAGCCAACCACGCCAATACTGTCGGAAGTTCCTGGCGTCGGGTTGTGAGCCTGCTCGAGCAGGACGACCGCGTTTCACCACGGCAGCGGGGCTTTGTCATTCTGGCGCAGGCCCAGGGCCTGATCGGATCCACCCTCCTGGTGGCCGTTCCCAACGAGCTGACCCGTGAAGTCCTTCAGACCCAGGTCAAGGACGCCCTGGATGACGCCCTGCATAACGTTTTCTCCGAGGACATCCGCTGCGCGATCGACGTGGACACCGATCTGGTGCCGCTCCACACGGAGCCGGAACCCGTCGTCGAACCTTCCTACTCGCCGGACCAGCTGATCGAACAGAAGCCGCAGCCGATGCTGCCGAGCACTTCCCACGAGTTCGGCCGGCTGAACCCCAAATACGTCTTCGATACGTTTGTGATCGGTTCGTCCAACCGCTTTGCCCATGCAGCTGCCGTGGCCGTAGCCGAAGCGCCCGCCAAGGCCTACAACCCGCTGTTCATCTACGGTGATTCCGGGCTGGGCAAGACCCACCTCCTGCACGCGATCGGCCACTATGCCCGCCGCCTGTACAGCGGAATCCGGGTCCGGTACGTGAACTCCGAAGAGTTCACCAACGACTTCATCAACTCCATCCGCGATGACGAAGGCGCCAGCTTCAAGACCACGTACCGCAACGTGGACGTGCTGCTGATCGATGACATCCAGTTCCTGGCCGGCAAGGACCGGACGCTGGAGGAGTTCTTCCACACGTTCAACTCCCTGCACAACAACAACAAACAGGTGGTCATCACCTCGGATCTGCCGCCCAAGCAGCTGGCAGGTTTTGAGGACCGGATGAAGTCCCGCTTCGAGTGGGGCCTCCTCACCGACATCCAGCCGCCCGAGCTTGAGACCCGCATCGCCATCCTGCGGAAGAAGGCCCTCAGCGAAGGCCTCTCCGCCCCGGACGATGCCCTGGAGTACATCGCTTCCAAGATCTCCAGCAATATCCGCGAACTCGAAGGCGCACTGATCCGGGTGACGGCATTCGCCAGCCTGAACCGCCAGCCGGTCGATGTTGCGTTGGCTGAGATGGTCCTGAAGGACCTCATCACGGACGACGGCGCCCAGGAAATCACGTCGAGCCAGATCCTGATCCAGACGGCGGAGTACTTCAAGCTCACCATGGAGGAACTCTGCAGCAAGTCCCGGACCCGCACGCTGGTGACCGCCCGGCAGATCGCCATGTACCTCTGCCGCGAGCTCACGGACATGTCCCTGCCGAAGATCGGCCAGGAACTCGGCGGCCGCGACCACACCACGGTGATCCACGCGGACCGCAAAATCCGTGAGCTGATGGCTGAGCGTCGTGTGATCTACAACCAGGTCACCGAACTCACCAACAGGATCAAGCAGCAGCAGCGCAACTCCTGA
- the rpmH gene encoding 50S ribosomal protein L34, translating to MSKRTFQPNNRRRAKKHGFRLRMRTRAGRAILAARRGKGRTELSA from the coding sequence GTGAGCAAGCGGACTTTTCAGCCGAATAACCGCCGTCGAGCCAAGAAGCACGGCTTCCGCCTTCGTATGCGTACCCGTGCCGGCCGTGCCATCCTGGCAGCCCGTCGTGGCAAGGGCCGCACCGAACTGTCGGCCTAG